A stretch of Capricornis sumatraensis isolate serow.1 chromosome 10, serow.2, whole genome shotgun sequence DNA encodes these proteins:
- the ACKR2 gene encoding atypical chemokine receptor 2 — translation MAATASPLLPTTKVASSENSSSFYDYEYYLEDMIFMLCRKDEVLSFGRVFLPVFYSLIFVLGLVGNLLLLVVLLRFVPRRRMTETYLLNLAISNLLFVVTLPFWGVSVVWHWVFGSFLCKVVSTLYTVNFYSGIFFISCMSLDKYLEIVCARPYHRLRTRAKSLLLAATVWAVALAVSVPDMVFVRTHENSPGVWECYADFGGHGTIWKLFLRFQQNLLGFLLPLLAMIFFYSRIGSVLVRLRPPGQSRALRMAVALVVAFFVLWFPYNLTLFLHSLLDLQVFGDCRVSQHLDYALQVTESVAFLHCCFTPVLYAFSSRRFRQYLKAFLAAALRRQQALPSSCSESSGLTAQEDVMGMSDLGERQAESSPDKALISSGLLRLDC, via the coding sequence ATGGCCGCCACCGCCTCCCCTCTTCTGCCCACCACCAAGGTGGCCAGTTCTGAGAACAGCAGCTCCTTCTATGACTATGAGTACTACCTGGAGGACATGATCTTCATGCTGTGTAGGAAGGACGAGGTGCTGTCATTTGGCAGAGTCTTTCTACCTGTCTTCTACAGCCTGATCTTTGTGCTGGGCCTGGTTGGAAACCTCCTCCTCCTAGTGGTCTTGCTCCGGTTCGTGCCTCGAAGACGGATGACCGAGACCTATCTGCTGAACCTGGCCATCTCCAACCTCCTGTTTGTGGTGACACTGCCCTTCTGGGGCGTCTCTGTGGTGTGGCATTGGGTCTTTGGGAGCTTCTTATGCAAGGTGGTGAGCACCCTCTATACCGTGAACTTCTACAGTGGCATCTTCTTCATCAGCTGCATGAGCCTGGACAAGTACCTGGAGATCGTCTGCGCTCGGCCCTACCACCGACTGAGGACCCGAGCCAAGAGCCTGCTGCTGGCAGCCACTGTgtgggctgtggccctggctgtcTCCGTTCCTGACATGGTCTTTGTGAGGACGCATGAAAACTCCCCGGGCGTGTGGGAGTGCTATGCGGATTTTGGGGGACATGGGACCATCTGGAAGCTCTTCCTCCGCTTCCAGCAGAACCTCCTGGggttcctcctccccctcctcgccATGATCTTCTTCTACTCCCGCATTGGCTCTGTGCTGGTGAGGCTGAGGCCCCCGGGCCAGAGCCGGGCCCTGAGGATGGCCGTGGCTCTGGTGGTGGCCTTCTTTGTGCTGTGGTTCCCGTACAACCTCACCTTGTTTCTGCACTCGCTGCTGGACCTGCAAGTCTTTGGGGACTGCAGGGTCAGCCAGCACCTGGACTATGCGCTGCAGGTGACGGAGAGCGTCGCCTTCCTGCACTGCTGCTTCACCCCCGTCCTCTACGCCTTCTCCAGCCGCCGCTTCCGCCAGTACCTCAAGGCTTTCCTGGCCGCTGCACTCAGGAGGCAACAGGCCCTGCCGTCCAGCTGTTCTGAGAGTAGCGGGCTCACTGCCCAGGAAGATGTAATGGGCATGAGTGACCTCGGGGAGAGGCAGGCTGAGAGCTCCCCCGACAAGGCTCTGATCTCAAGCGGACTGCTGAGACTTGACTGCTAA